The Pseudomonas nunensis genome includes the window GACAATATCAACGACCCGCGCATCCAGAAACTGGCCAAGGCGTTGAATTCGGATGAGGTTCGGCAGTTCATCTTGAACCGCTATAAAGGGCAGATTGCACCGGGGTTTTAAGGCTACACACTGAATGACTGAGTGAACTCATTGTGGCGAGGGAGCTTGCTCCCGCTGGGTTGCGCAGCAGCCCCAAAACCGGAGAGTGCGGTGCTTCAGATCGACCGCGGTAGCCGACTTTACGACTGCTGCGCAGCCGAGCGGGAGCAAGCTCCCTCGCCACAGGATTGCGATCAATCCGATTCCAACAGCCGCGCCCCCGGCCCGCGCTCCCCCAGCACGTCGCCAAAGTTACGCAACGGACACGCCTCCATCGACAAACACCCACAGCCGATGCAGCCATTCAGCCGGTCGCGCAACAAGGTCAGCTGATGAATCCGCTGATCCAGATCCCGGCTCGACTGCGCCGACAACACCTTCCAGTCTGCCGCCGTCGGTGCGCGGTTATCCGGCAACGACTTCAACGCCTCGGCGATCTCCGCCAACGGAATCCCCAACCGCTGCGCAACCTTGATCAACGCCACCCGGCGCAACACTTCACGCGGATAACGCCGTTGGTTGCCCTGGTTGCGATGGCTTTTGATCAAACCCTTGGTTTCATAAAAGTGCAGGGCGGTCACGGCCACGCCGCTGCGGGCGGCCACCTGGCCGACGGTGAGTTCCTTGTGCAGGTTCTCCGGGGTGATCATCTGAAAAAGCCTCTTGACCTCTAGTTAACTTGAGGTTTTACCCTGCAGGCCTTCGGATCGCAAATCCGGTTTCAAGGTGAGTGGGGACTATTCATGCCAACGTCAGAGAAAAACCGCAGTTTCACCCAATTGATCGAATTCGAGATCGAGCCTCATCAACAACCCGCACTGGTCTCGGCGCTGTCCGCCCAGACCGAGCGTTTGGCCCAGGATTTCAGTGGTTTCCTGAGCGCGAGCATCCAGGCCAGCGACGATGGCCGGCGGGTGCTCAATTACCTGCAATGGCAATCCCGCGAGGCCGGGGAAGCCGCGTTCCAGCGCTTTGAAAGCGGCGAGCAGGATTTCTGGCAACTGATCCGCGCCCATCAGGCGAAAACCGTGACCTTCGGTTCATTCCAGGTGCTGCACAGCCTGGAGCGCAGTCACGATGATGCGCTGCACTGCAATCTGGTGCATTCCGGCTAAGCGCCTAGATCGACAACTGCATCAAGCGCTCGCCCTGCACATTTTCCGTGGGCCGGCGCTTGTTCACCGCCAGTTCGCCGATCTTGATCAGTCGTGTACGGGTCACGTTGCGGCTCAAGCCGAGCAACGCAGCGGTGTGCACCTGGTTGTAATGGCTGAAGCGATATGCCGCGCGCAACAACGCGTCTTCGACTTTTTCGTGCAGCGCCCCGGCCTGTTCTTCGAAGAGCTTTTGAAAGGCTCGGTCGAGCAGGGCTTCCGGTGAATCGTCGACCGTGCCGTGGTGATCGTCCTGACGCTCGATACGCATGTTCGACAAGCGCAGGTCGTCGCGTTCGATCACGCCGTTACGGCAGATCAGCAGGGTGTGGTGAATCACGTTTTCCAGTTCGCGGATATTGCCCGGCCAACTGTAGCTGCGCAGTTTCAGCTCGGCTTCTTTGCTGATGGTGATGGTGCCGTAGCCGAGGCGCTGGCTGTAGGCTTCGACGAAGTGGCGGGTCAGCGGCAGGATGTCGCCGGGACGGTCGCGCAAAGGGCTGAGTTCCAGGCTGACCACGTCGAGGCGGTAGTACAAATCCTCGCGGAAATGCCCGGCGTTGATGGCTTTCTCCAGTTGCACGTTGGTCGCGGCCAGCACCCGTACATTGATCGGAATGCTTTTGCGCGAACCGAGGCGCACCACTTCACGCTCCTGCAACACCCGCAGCAACTTGACCTGGATCGCCATCGGCAAATCGCCAATTTCGTCGAGGAACAAGGTGCCGCCATCGGCCTCTTCGAACCACCCGGCCTTGGCGCTCAACGCGCCGGTGAACGCGCCTTTTTCGTGGCCGAACAGTTCGGCTTCCACCAGGGATTCGGAGAACGCGCCGCAGTTCACCGCCACGAATGGCCGGTTGCGCCGTGCGCTGAGGTTGTGGATATGCCGCGCGACCAACTCCTTGCCGGTGCCGGTTTCACCGATGATCAGCACGCTGGCTTCACTCGGTGCGACCTGTTGCAAATGCGCGAGCAAGGCCTGGGATTTCGGGTCTTCGAACACCTGCGCGGTGGCGCGGATCGACGTGGCCAGGGCGGGCGAGGGCGGTAGGGTCAGCAGTTGCATTGCAGGCTCCATGAAGAGAAGGTCAGGAATAGAAAGTCGGAATCGGCAGGGACTGGTTCAGCGCCCAATCACCCAGTTCATGGAGTTTGTAATCCACCGGGTCGTGCAGGGTTTGCGTGCGCAGGTTGCGCCAGTGCCGGTCCAGTCGCAGCGAGGCGTGGGTCGAACGCGCGCCGGTCACTTCAAACAAGCGGCTACAGAGTTCCAGGCCATTGCGAGTGGCGGCGACCTTGGCCGTGGCAATCGCCGTCGCCAGATGTCCACGCTCTTCGGCGCTGAGGTTCGGGCCTTTGGCCCAGGCTTTGTCGAGCAGATCGGCGGCACGTTCCACCAGCAAACGGACGCCTTCGAGGGCCACCCAGAACTCGCCGTAATGGGCGAGCACATACGGATCTTCGCGCACATCCTGAGTGCTGGATTTATGCCAGGGCCGGGTTTCGGTGAGGGTGTATTGCCGCGCTTCTTCAAACGCACCTTCGGCAATGCCGAGGAACATGTGGGTGAAGGTCAGTTGCGCGATCAACGGCCGCAGGCAGGCGAACGGTGTGCTCAATGGACCTGGATCGAGCAGCAATTCCGACTCTTCGACCCGCACCCGTTCGAAGGTGGCGCTGCCGCTGTCGGTCTGGCGCTGGCCCATGTTGTTCCAGTCGTTGTGCAGGGTGATGCCGCTGCGACCGCTGGGGATCGCGGCGATCAACAGTTTGCCGCCAGCAGTTTCATCCACCGCTGAGGCGATCAGCATCTGTGAGTCGCTGGCGCCGGAGCAGAAGCTTTTCTTGCCGGAAAACTCGCGCCAGCCGCCGAGGTTTTTCACCACGGTGCGGGTGTCCAACGGGTTGAGGGCGTTGCCCCAGAACCAGTTCTTACGCGCGGTTTGTTCGAACCATGGCTGCCACTGCTCGGGTTTGGCGAACAGGCGCACCGTGGCGAGCATCAGGTGATGGAAACCGAAGACGTGGGCAATCGAACTGTCGACCTTGGCGAACTCGCGCACGATGGTCAGGGTTTCACTCCAGCTGGCGCCGAGGCCGCCGTACTGGGTGGGAATGCTCAGCGCGAGCAGACCGCTGTTGCGCAGGGCGTCACGCTCAGCCTTGGGCGTACCGCCGCGTTCGTCGCGCTCGACGGCGGTCAGGGCAAACTCGGCCGCCAATTGGCGGGCGGTGTGCAAGGGAGAGAGCAGGGCGCTTTGTGGTTTGGCCGTCACGCGGGGAATTCCTTATATGGACGATGCTTTCTGTAGGAGCGAGGCTTGCCCGCGAAGCAGGCGCCGCGGTGGTTCTGATGCACCGCGTGATCGTTCTTCGCGGGCAAGCCTCGCTCCTACAGGAGCAGTGTCAGGCAGTGTCAGGCCGACGCTTTTGCCGGCAGCACATCATTGGCAATCATTTCGCCAAATGGCCCTGTGAGGTTGGTCACGCCACGTCCCGCAAGACTGGCATACGGCTCCGGCAGCAGCGGGAACACCAGTTCGGCAAAGCGATACGCCTCTTCGAGGTGCGGGTAACCGGAGAAGATAAAGCTCTCGATCCCCAGGTCCGCGTATTCCTTGATCCGCGCCGCAACTTGCTGTGGATCACCCACCAGCGCCGTCCCGGCCCCGCCGCGTACCAAGCCGACGCCGGCCCACAGGTTAGGGGCGATTTCCAGATTGTCGCGCCGACCGTCATGCAACGCCGCCATGCGCCGCTGGCCTTCGGAATCAAACCGCGAGAACGACTTCTGCGCCGCTGCGATGGTCTCGTCGCTGATGTGCTCGATCAGTTTGTCTGCGGCTTTCCACGCCTCTTCGGCCGTCTCGCGCACGATCACATGCAGACGAATGCCGAACTTCACCGTGCGCCCGTTGCGTGCAGCACGCTCACGCACATCGGCGAGTTTTTCCGCGACGGCGGCCGGCGGTTCGCCCCAGGTCAGGTACACGTCGACCTGTTCGGCGGCGAGTTCATGGGCCGCTTCGGAAGAGCCGCCGAAGTACAGCGGCGGATAGGGTTTCTGCACCGGTGGATACAACGCCTTGGCGTTCTGTACTTGCAGGTGTTTGCCTTCGAAGTCGACGGATTCGCCTTGCAGCACCCGACGCCAGATGTGCAGGAATTCGTCGGTGACTTCGTAACGTTCGCTGTGATCGAGGAAGATCCCGTCGCCACGGTTTTCATCCGGGTCGCCACCGGTCACCACGTTGATCAGCAGTCGGCCATTGGACAAGCGATCCAGGGTGGCGGCCATGCGCGCGGAAACGGTCGGCGAGATGATCCCCGGACGAATCGCCACCAGGTATTTCAGGCGTTCGGTCAACGGCACCAGCGCCGACGCGATCACCCACGAGTCTTCGCAGGAGCGCCCGGTGGGAATCAGCACGCCGTAGTAGCCAAGGCTGTCGGCAGCTTGCGCCACTTGTTTCAGATAGTTGAGCGTCACCGGGCGGGCGCCCTGGGTAGTGCCCAGGTAATGGCCGTCGCCGTGGGTGGGCAGGAACCAGAAAACATCCATGAAGAGATCCTTAAGCGATTTTCAGCAGATTTTTGGGGTGCACGCCAAACAGCGGCGCGGCGCGTTCTGCAGCAAGACGAATGCGGGCCTTCAAGGGCTCACTGGTTATTTGATAATTCGAGAAATCGGCCTCGGTGGCGTACACGCCAATCGGCAGGGTCAGGGCCTGGAAGAAACTGAACAGCGGGCGCAGTTGATGATCGAGTACCAGCGCATGGCGTTCGCTGCCACCGGTAGCAGCCAGTATCACCGGGGTGTTGATCAGCGCATTTAGGTCGATCAGGTCGAACAGGTGCTTGAGCAGGCCAGGGTAGGAGCCGCGATAAACCGGCGCGGCGACGATCAGCAGGTCGGCGCTTTCGATGGCTTGTAGCTCGGCTTCGATCTCGGCACTCAATTCCTGACGGGCGAGGGCAGCGCCCAGTGGTCGGGCGATGTCGCCCAGTTCGATCAACTTGCTCTCGATCGGCAATTGCTCGCCGAGTTCGGCCAACAGCGCTTGGGTCAGCACCAAGGTGCGGGACGGACGCCAGGTACCGCCGGAGAGGGCAACGACTTTCAATGGACGCGACATGATCAGTTCCTTTTTAAACAGTTGCTCAGGGAGCAGTGAATAGTCACTGGGCTTGAGCAAGACCTGTACCAATCCTTCGAAGCCCCGTATTCCGGGGCTTTCAGCGTTATGGTCGACGCAGATTGTGTGACTGGCAGGGCCATTTGTTGAATGGCTGTTGCCTGGCAAACAGTTGCGTGGGCAACAGCGGGTGAAGCAATGCAGTTGTTATAAAGGCTTGCTGTTATTCCGTAAAAGATCATTAAAAGATATTTATAGATCATTATTGAATATACGGCGCTGCGGTCCCGCGGCCCCTGATACCCACTATCGAGAGCGTTGATTTCTGCCGAACGCAGGCCGGGCGTAGCCTTCACACATCGCCAAACACAACCTTGTCAGGACGCTCACCATGAACCGCTTACTCACTGTTTCCTTGCTCCTCGCCGTCTCCGTTCTCGCTGGATGTGCCAGCCATGTTTCGCCTGAACTGCGGCCCTACACCGCCGAGGAAACCAAGGAACTGGCGATGGAAGCGTTGAATCGCCAAGGTCTGTCGTTTGAGGAATACCACGCGAAAAAAGCCGCACTGCTCGGCCAGCCAACCAAGTCCTTCGGCTTTGATAGCCAGGGCGAAATGAACGCTGAACGTGCCGTACATCTTCACGGTCGTCCAAGCTGATCCGCGACTGTACTGCTCGAACTTTTACCCAACTGTCCGTGGGTTTCCCGCAAGGCGTGCGATAGGGTCAATACCTGACTGACCCTGACGGACTGCCACCCATGCTCTCGCTTGATCTGTTGCTGGGCTTCGCCCTGTTTGCCCTCGTGACCTCAATCACACCCGGCCCGAACAACACCATGTTGCTGGCATCGGGTGTGAACTTCGGCTTTAACCGCACCATCCCCCATATGCTCGGCATCACCTGCGGCTTCTTCGTCCTCGTGGTTGCGGTGGGTTTTGGCTTGGGCGCGGTGTTTCAAACCTATCCGTTGCTCTACACCGTCCTGCGCTACGTCGGCGCGGCGTATTTGCTGTATCTGGCGTGGAAAATCGCTCACTCCGGGCCGGTGTCCGACAACGAACAGGGTGAAAGCAAACCGATCAGTTACCTCAGCGCCGCCGCGTTCCAGTGGGTCAATCCCAAGGCCTGGATCATGGCCATCGGCGCCATCAGCACTTACACGCCAATGCAGGGCTACTTCACTAATGTCATCGTGATTGCTGCAGTGTTCGCCTTGATCAACCTGCCGAGCGTCGGCGTGTGGGCGGGTTGCGGAACGTTGTTGCGCAATGTGTTGAAGGATCGCCGCTGGTTGCGGATCTTCAATTGGGGCATGGCCCTGCTGCTGGTGGCTTCGCTGTATCCGTTGTTGATCGAAAGCTTTAGCTGACGCATTGCTTCAACCGGTTGGCCGATGCCTGTTAAGCTCGACTTCAGGAGCGTTCCTACGCACTTTTAAATGAAGTTGTTCTTCTTTAACGGCCTCCGATCAGGTATTGCTGAGGTGCGGATAATTCGGCGTCGCCCACAAGGTGACGCTTTGAGCTATTCAGTCACGAGCCTCCTGATCCCGGAACACGCTCTGCGAGTCTTTTTATGAATAAACGTCCGTTGTATTTCGACTACGCCGCCACCACGCCGGTGGATGAGCGGGTCATCAAGGTTATGGTCGAGTGTCTGGGTTTCAACGGCAATTTCGGCAACCCGGCGTCCAGCTCCCATGCGTTTGGCCAGCAGGCCCGGCAATCGGTCGAGCAGGCGCGCCAGCAGGTTGCCGAACTGGTCGGTGCCCAGGCGGACCAGATCGTCTGGACCTCCGGCGCCACTGAGTCGAATAACCTGGCGCTCAAGGGCGTCGCCCAGGCCCGGGGTGTGTCTGGCGGCCATATCATCACCAGTCAGATTGAACACAAGGCGATTCTCGACACCGCGAAACAATTGCAGGACGCCGGTGTGGCGGTGACTTATCTGGTGCCGGATGCTGATGGCCTGATCACTCCGCAAGCGGTCAGCGAAGCGATGCGCGATGACACCTTTTTGGTCTCGCTGATGCTGGTGAATAACGAACTGGGTACGGTCAACGACATCCCGGCCATCGGCCAGGTCGTGCGTAATCGTGACGCGTTGTTTCACGTTGACGCGGCCCAGGGCGCGGGCAAAGTCGTGATCGACCTGGCCGAATGGCCGGTTGACCTGATGTCGTTCTCGGCGCACAAGATCTATGGCCCCAAAGGCATCGGCGCGCTGTACGTCGGCCCGCGTGCGCAACAGCGGTTGCAGGCACAGATCCACGGCGGCGGTCACGAGGGCGGCTTGCGTTCCGGCACTCTCGCCACGCACCAGATCGTCGCCATGGGCGAAGCGTTTGCGTTGGCGGCGAGCTTGTTTGATGACGAGAAAGCCACCATCGTGCATCTGCGCGAGCGCTTGCTCGAACAACTGCTGAGCCTCCCCGGCGTGCGCCTCAATGGCAGCGCGACCCAACGTATTCCCCACACCTTGAGCCTGACCTTCAATGAAGGCGAGTTCAACGCGGCGGCGCTGGGCCATTCGATCGCGTTTTCCGCGACCTCGGCCTGTAATTCTGCAAGCAATGCGCCATCCCATGTGTTGCTGGCCCTGGGGCACGACGCCCGCTCGGCCGGTCGCACCATCCGCTTGAGCCTCGGGCGATTCACCACCGAGCAGGACATCGACCAAGCGATCGAACTGATTAAAGCGGCGAATGCCAGCGCCCCGGCGTTCTGGCAATAAGCCGTTAAAGCGCCGACTCAGATCGGCACTCAACAATAATGATGAAGTGGTTAGCAGGAGACATGATGAGTACGCAGCCTTTGACCAATGGATTGGTACCCCAGCGCCTGGCGCAAACCCGTGAGCTGATGAACCGCGAGGGTATTCACGCCCTGTTGGTGCCGTCGGCCGACCCGCACCTGTCGGAATACCTGCCGGGTTACTGGCAAGGCCGGCAATGGTTGTCGGGCTTCCACGGCTCGGTCGGCACCCTGATTGTTACGCCGGATTTCGCCGGCGTCTGGGCCGACAGCCGTTACTGGGAACAAGCGAGCAAGGAGCTCAAGGGCAGCGGCATCGAACTGGTCAAGCTGCAACCGGGTCAACCCGGGCCGCTGGACTGGCTGGCCGAACAAACCCCTGAAGGTGGCGTGGTTGCCGTCGATGGTGCGGTAATGGCCGTGGCCTCGGCACGCACGCTGGGCGGCAAACTCGAAGAACGCGGTGCTCGTCTGCGCACCGACATCGACCTGTTGAGCGAAGTCTGGAGCGATCGCCCAAACCTGCCGAACGAACCGATTTATCAACACTTGCCACCACAAGCGACGGTCAGTCGTGGCGAGAAGCTGGCCAATCTGCGCGAAGTGTTGAAAGACCGCGGTGCCGACTGGCATTTCATCGCCACCCTCGACGACATCGCCTGGCTGTTTAACCTGCGCGGCGGCGATGTGTCGTTCAACCCGGTGTTTGTGTCCTTCGCTCTGATCAGTCAGGAACAGGCGACTTTGTTTGTGGCTCTGAGCAAAGTCAGCAGCGAGTTGCGCGCCATCCTTGAACAGGACGGCGTGACCCTGCGCGATTACAGCGAAGTGGCCGATGCCTTGCGCGGCGTGCCGAGTGGCGCGAGCCTGCAGGTCGATCCGGCCCGCGTCACTGCCGGGCTGCTGGATAACCTGGACAGCGGCGTGAAGTTGTTGGAAGGACTGAACCCGACCACGTTGGCCAAATCCCGCAAAAGCCTGGACGACGCTGAACATATTCGTCGGGCTATGGAGCAGGACGGCGCGGCGCTGTGCGAATTCTTCGCCTGGCTGGAGTCGGCCTGGGGTCGTGAGCGCATCACTGAACTGACCATCGACGAACACCTGACCGCGGCCCGCACCCGGCGCCCGGATTATGTGTCGCTGAGTTTCAACACCATCGCCGCGTTCAACGCCAATGGCGCGATGCCGCACTATCACGCCACCGAAGAAGAACACGCGGTGATCGAGGGTGATGGCCTGTTGCTGATCGACTCCGGCGGCCAGTACCTGGGCGGCACCACCGACATTACTCGGATGGTGCCGGTCGGTACGCCAACCGACGAGCAGAAACGCGATTGCACGCGGGTGCTCAAGGGCGTGATCGCGTTGTCCCGTGCGCAATTCCCTCGGGGCATTTTGTCGCCGTTGCTGGACTCGATTGCCCGCGCGCCGATCTGGGCGGAGAGCGTGGATTACGGTCACGGCACCGGGCATGGCGTCGGTTACTTCCTGAACGTTCACGAAGGTCCGCAAGTGATTGCCTATCAAGCCGCCGCAGCACCGCAAACCGCGATGCAGCCGGGGATGATCACTTCCATTGAGCCAGGGACTTATCGTCCGGGTCGCTGGGGAGTGCGGATCGAAAACCTGGTGTTGAACCGTGAAGCGGGCAAGAGCGAATTCGGCGAATTCCTGAAATTCGAAACCCTGACCCTGTGCCCGATCGATACTCGCTGCCTGGAATCATCGTTGCTGACTGACGACGAGAAACAGTGGTTCAACGGCTATCACGCTGAAGTGCGTGAGCGTTTGAGCCCGCTGCTCGACGGTGCGGCGCTCGAGTGGTTGAACACCCGGACTGCGGCTATCTGACCGGTTTGAGTTCAGGCGCTCCATCGAGCGCCTGGCTCATTTTATTCAGCTCAAGGCTTCAAGGACGAAGTCCAGTCGGTCCTGGCCGAAGAACAGCTGATTATCGATAAACATACTCGGCGCACCGAACACGCCGCGTTGCATGGCTTTCTCTGTGTTGTCCTTTAGGGTGGCTTTGACCTCCTCATCAGCGGCCAGGGCCAGCACTTCGTTCGGGTCAAAATCGTTTTCCTTCAATACGGCCGCGACGGTCGCCGGGTCATCGAGGCCGCGGCCTTCTACCCACAGTGCTGTGAACAAACAATCGATGAAGTCCTGGAAACGCTCCGGTTGGCGCAATTGCACGCCAGTCACGGCGCGCATCAGCAGCAGCGTATTGATCGGGAAGTGCGGGTTGTATTTCAGCGGCACGTCGTAGCGTTTGGCGTAGCGGTCCAGGTCTTGAAACATATAGCGACCCTTGGCTGGGATCATCGCCGGTGAGGCATTGCCAGTGGCCTTAAAGACGCCGCCCAGCAGCATCGGAATGTAGATCAACTGGCTGCCGGTCTGCGCACAGATCTTTGGTAGTTGGGTGTACGCCAGGTAGGTGGCAGGGCTGCCAAGGTCGAAGTAAAACTCCACGGTTTTGCTCATGGTCGATGCACTCTGCTTATTGTTATGGGGGGGAGGGCTTACCAGCGTTCGTT containing:
- a CDS encoding 2-hydroxychromene-2-carboxylate isomerase produces the protein MSKTVEFYFDLGSPATYLAYTQLPKICAQTGSQLIYIPMLLGGVFKATGNASPAMIPAKGRYMFQDLDRYAKRYDVPLKYNPHFPINTLLLMRAVTGVQLRQPERFQDFIDCLFTALWVEGRGLDDPATVAAVLKENDFDPNEVLALAADEEVKATLKDNTEKAMQRGVFGAPSMFIDNQLFFGQDRLDFVLEALS
- the soxR gene encoding redox-sensitive transcriptional activator SoxR, yielding MITPENLHKELTVGQVAARSGVAVTALHFYETKGLIKSHRNQGNQRRYPREVLRRVALIKVAQRLGIPLAEIAEALKSLPDNRAPTAADWKVLSAQSSRDLDQRIHQLTLLRDRLNGCIGCGCLSMEACPLRNFGDVLGERGPGARLLESD
- the msuE gene encoding FMN reductase, translated to MSRPLKVVALSGGTWRPSRTLVLTQALLAELGEQLPIESKLIELGDIARPLGAALARQELSAEIEAELQAIESADLLIVAAPVYRGSYPGLLKHLFDLIDLNALINTPVILAATGGSERHALVLDHQLRPLFSFFQALTLPIGVYATEADFSNYQITSEPLKARIRLAAERAAPLFGVHPKNLLKIA
- the ssuD gene encoding FMNH2-dependent alkanesulfonate monooxygenase, whose translation is MDVFWFLPTHGDGHYLGTTQGARPVTLNYLKQVAQAADSLGYYGVLIPTGRSCEDSWVIASALVPLTERLKYLVAIRPGIISPTVSARMAATLDRLSNGRLLINVVTGGDPDENRGDGIFLDHSERYEVTDEFLHIWRRVLQGESVDFEGKHLQVQNAKALYPPVQKPYPPLYFGGSSEAAHELAAEQVDVYLTWGEPPAAVAEKLADVRERAARNGRTVKFGIRLHVIVRETAEEAWKAADKLIEHISDETIAAAQKSFSRFDSEGQRRMAALHDGRRDNLEIAPNLWAGVGLVRGGAGTALVGDPQQVAARIKEYADLGIESFIFSGYPHLEEAYRFAELVFPLLPEPYASLAGRGVTNLTGPFGEMIANDVLPAKASA
- a CDS encoding aminopeptidase P family protein gives rise to the protein MSTQPLTNGLVPQRLAQTRELMNREGIHALLVPSADPHLSEYLPGYWQGRQWLSGFHGSVGTLIVTPDFAGVWADSRYWEQASKELKGSGIELVKLQPGQPGPLDWLAEQTPEGGVVAVDGAVMAVASARTLGGKLEERGARLRTDIDLLSEVWSDRPNLPNEPIYQHLPPQATVSRGEKLANLREVLKDRGADWHFIATLDDIAWLFNLRGGDVSFNPVFVSFALISQEQATLFVALSKVSSELRAILEQDGVTLRDYSEVADALRGVPSGASLQVDPARVTAGLLDNLDSGVKLLEGLNPTTLAKSRKSLDDAEHIRRAMEQDGAALCEFFAWLESAWGRERITELTIDEHLTAARTRRPDYVSLSFNTIAAFNANGAMPHYHATEEEHAVIEGDGLLLIDSGGQYLGGTTDITRMVPVGTPTDEQKRDCTRVLKGVIALSRAQFPRGILSPLLDSIARAPIWAESVDYGHGTGHGVGYFLNVHEGPQVIAYQAAAAPQTAMQPGMITSIEPGTYRPGRWGVRIENLVLNREAGKSEFGEFLKFETLTLCPIDTRCLESSLLTDDEKQWFNGYHAEVRERLSPLLDGAALEWLNTRTAAI
- a CDS encoding LysE family translocator; protein product: MLSLDLLLGFALFALVTSITPGPNNTMLLASGVNFGFNRTIPHMLGITCGFFVLVVAVGFGLGAVFQTYPLLYTVLRYVGAAYLLYLAWKIAHSGPVSDNEQGESKPISYLSAAAFQWVNPKAWIMAIGAISTYTPMQGYFTNVIVIAAVFALINLPSVGVWAGCGTLLRNVLKDRRWLRIFNWGMALLLVASLYPLLIESFS
- a CDS encoding sigma-54 interaction domain-containing protein, which translates into the protein MQLLTLPPSPALATSIRATAQVFEDPKSQALLAHLQQVAPSEASVLIIGETGTGKELVARHIHNLSARRNRPFVAVNCGAFSESLVEAELFGHEKGAFTGALSAKAGWFEEADGGTLFLDEIGDLPMAIQVKLLRVLQEREVVRLGSRKSIPINVRVLAATNVQLEKAINAGHFREDLYYRLDVVSLELSPLRDRPGDILPLTRHFVEAYSQRLGYGTITISKEAELKLRSYSWPGNIRELENVIHHTLLICRNGVIERDDLRLSNMRIERQDDHHGTVDDSPEALLDRAFQKLFEEQAGALHEKVEDALLRAAYRFSHYNQVHTAALLGLSRNVTRTRLIKIGELAVNKRRPTENVQGERLMQLSI
- a CDS encoding aminotransferase class V-fold PLP-dependent enzyme, which translates into the protein MNKRPLYFDYAATTPVDERVIKVMVECLGFNGNFGNPASSSHAFGQQARQSVEQARQQVAELVGAQADQIVWTSGATESNNLALKGVAQARGVSGGHIITSQIEHKAILDTAKQLQDAGVAVTYLVPDADGLITPQAVSEAMRDDTFLVSLMLVNNELGTVNDIPAIGQVVRNRDALFHVDAAQGAGKVVIDLAEWPVDLMSFSAHKIYGPKGIGALYVGPRAQQRLQAQIHGGGHEGGLRSGTLATHQIVAMGEAFALAASLFDDEKATIVHLRERLLEQLLSLPGVRLNGSATQRIPHTLSLTFNEGEFNAAALGHSIAFSATSACNSASNAPSHVLLALGHDARSAGRTIRLSLGRFTTEQDIDQAIELIKAANASAPAFWQ
- a CDS encoding acyl-CoA dehydrogenase family protein, with amino-acid sequence MTAKPQSALLSPLHTARQLAAEFALTAVERDERGGTPKAERDALRNSGLLALSIPTQYGGLGASWSETLTIVREFAKVDSSIAHVFGFHHLMLATVRLFAKPEQWQPWFEQTARKNWFWGNALNPLDTRTVVKNLGGWREFSGKKSFCSGASDSQMLIASAVDETAGGKLLIAAIPSGRSGITLHNDWNNMGQRQTDSGSATFERVRVEESELLLDPGPLSTPFACLRPLIAQLTFTHMFLGIAEGAFEEARQYTLTETRPWHKSSTQDVREDPYVLAHYGEFWVALEGVRLLVERAADLLDKAWAKGPNLSAEERGHLATAIATAKVAATRNGLELCSRLFEVTGARSTHASLRLDRHWRNLRTQTLHDPVDYKLHELGDWALNQSLPIPTFYS
- a CDS encoding antibiotic biosynthesis monooxygenase, whose translation is MPTSEKNRSFTQLIEFEIEPHQQPALVSALSAQTERLAQDFSGFLSASIQASDDGRRVLNYLQWQSREAGEAAFQRFESGEQDFWQLIRAHQAKTVTFGSFQVLHSLERSHDDALHCNLVHSG